From the genome of Thermogutta terrifontis, one region includes:
- a CDS encoding DUF4339 domain-containing protein — protein sequence MKEGDSLAPRRVSCDALVTGWELPGVRNMGIRFYCPNGHKLHVKAFQAGMRGICPYCGAKVQIPLHSTRPSTKELKAQRAAQRQALQSSAGPQGSSSPSGLQIPDQTAPFSPARTDSAPATPFENLTDFLEPTPTQNPPEPPGEFRAMPVPLDASLRGPSETAPASDVVLTNKPEPPPLLTEKPLVDPLSDPDVAWYVRPPAGGQYGPAAPEVIRVWIAEGRITPDTLVWREGWRDWREAREVFPSLGGAEFPRVSPDELPEMRFIRAAEKPRRMQTLAIAIGIMAALVLAGLAVWFFLQPSTGQ from the coding sequence ATGAAAGAGGGTGACAGCCTCGCCCCGCGCCGGGTATCGTGCGACGCGTTGGTGACGGGCTGGGAACTGCCGGGCGTTCGTAACATGGGAATTCGCTTTTACTGCCCCAACGGTCACAAGCTGCATGTCAAGGCTTTTCAAGCCGGCATGCGCGGTATTTGTCCTTACTGCGGGGCCAAGGTCCAGATTCCCCTTCACAGCACCCGGCCGAGCACGAAGGAATTGAAAGCCCAAAGGGCGGCACAGCGCCAGGCTTTGCAGTCATCCGCTGGTCCGCAGGGTTCCTCCTCCCCTTCTGGGCTTCAGATCCCAGACCAGACTGCACCTTTTTCTCCAGCCAGGACCGATTCTGCGCCGGCAACTCCTTTTGAAAACCTGACGGACTTTCTGGAACCAACTCCCACACAGAATCCGCCCGAGCCACCGGGTGAATTTCGGGCCATGCCGGTCCCACTTGACGCATCACTTCGAGGCCCTTCAGAGACAGCACCAGCTTCGGACGTTGTGCTTACAAATAAGCCAGAGCCGCCGCCTTTATTGACGGAGAAGCCTCTGGTAGATCCTCTGTCGGACCCGGACGTGGCCTGGTATGTGCGTCCGCCGGCCGGGGGACAGTACGGACCGGCTGCACCCGAAGTTATTCGAGTGTGGATCGCGGAGGGGAGAATCACGCCGGATACGCTTGTGTGGCGAGAAGGCTGGCGCGATTGGCGAGAAGCACGCGAGGTCTTCCCATCCTTGGGTGGGGCAGAGTTTCCGCGTGTGTCCCCGGACGAACTGCCCGAGATGCGCTTCATCCGCGCGGCTGAAAAGCCCCGGCGAATGCAAACTTTGGCTATCGCCATCGGTATCATGGCGGCTCTTGTGTTGGCAGGACTTGCCGTGTGGTTTTTCCTGCAACCGTCCACAGGCCAGTAA
- a CDS encoding sugar phosphate isomerase/epimerase family protein gives MDHRPLLPRREFIQQSGGVLAVLAGMGAPGAQSVSAFETANSERKKPSFRLALASYTLRKFPLPQALEMTKRVGLKHICLKSFHLPLDASPEQINEAKKQVAGAGIDLYAGGVITMANEQEVVQAFDYAKQAGMRMIVASPRPDVLPLVEKKVRETSIAVAIHNHGPGDKFFPTPESVYEQVKGLDARIGLCMDVGHTARIGADPVADARRFADRLLDVHIKDINVAAPSGKCVECGRGVLDLPGFLRMLIDIGYGGMVSFEYEKDENDPLPGLAESVGYVRGVLDTILGIQDRSIQLG, from the coding sequence ATGGATCATCGGCCTTTATTACCCCGTCGGGAGTTTATCCAGCAATCCGGTGGTGTGCTGGCGGTGTTGGCTGGCATGGGCGCCCCGGGAGCACAATCGGTCTCGGCTTTTGAAACTGCTAATTCAGAAAGAAAGAAGCCGTCTTTTCGGCTGGCACTCGCTTCGTACACTTTGCGAAAATTTCCATTGCCGCAAGCCCTGGAGATGACCAAGCGAGTGGGTCTCAAGCACATCTGCCTCAAGTCATTCCATCTCCCCCTTGATGCGTCGCCCGAGCAAATCAACGAAGCTAAAAAGCAGGTTGCGGGTGCGGGAATCGACCTCTACGCCGGAGGCGTTATCACGATGGCCAATGAGCAGGAGGTGGTTCAAGCATTCGATTATGCCAAGCAGGCGGGAATGCGGATGATTGTGGCATCTCCACGTCCGGACGTGCTTCCTCTGGTGGAAAAGAAAGTGCGGGAGACGTCCATTGCGGTGGCGATCCATAATCACGGGCCAGGCGACAAGTTTTTCCCTACGCCCGAGAGCGTGTATGAGCAGGTGAAGGGCCTTGATGCACGCATTGGGCTTTGCATGGACGTGGGGCACACCGCCCGAATCGGGGCGGATCCGGTGGCGGATGCACGTCGTTTTGCAGACCGACTTCTCGACGTGCACATTAAGGACATCAACGTGGCGGCCCCGTCCGGAAAGTGCGTCGAATGTGGGCGAGGTGTCCTTGATCTGCCCGGCTTCCTGCGGATGCTCATCGACATTGGGTATGGTGGGATGGTATCCTTCGAGTACGAAAAAGATGAGAACGACCCGCTGCCGGGACTGGCTGAATCAGTCGGCTACGTTCGGGGAGTTCTGGACACAATCCTGGGAATACAGGATCGAAGCATTCAGCTCGGCTGA
- a CDS encoding RluA family pseudouridine synthase codes for MVQWMPTVSSSHFVRTTFIRMKLEPTILYEDRHVLVVNKPAGWVTMGLPEGQETLLTWLKRMIKERDSKPGNVFLGIVSRLDTPVTGAVLLAKTSKAAARLAEQFRQRTVSKIYWAIVEGKWPKPEGTLLHWIKHDPRFRRVHITHAKDPDAEEAVLSYRLLEASPQCSLLELAPQTGRKHQIRIQLSSCGHPILGDRKYGAKNLFPTGIALHAKQITFLHPVEKTPKTVEAPLPPYWRSIALKVLSADRT; via the coding sequence ATGGTGCAGTGGATGCCCACCGTTTCGTCGTCGCACTTTGTCCGCACTACGTTCATCCGGATGAAACTTGAACCAACCATCCTGTATGAAGATCGTCATGTTCTGGTGGTCAACAAGCCGGCAGGCTGGGTCACCATGGGGCTTCCCGAGGGGCAGGAGACCCTTCTCACATGGCTGAAAAGAATGATCAAAGAGCGCGACTCCAAGCCCGGCAACGTGTTTCTCGGGATCGTGAGTCGTCTGGATACGCCCGTCACGGGGGCGGTTCTTTTGGCAAAAACGTCGAAAGCGGCTGCCCGACTGGCAGAACAGTTTCGTCAGCGAACGGTATCCAAGATCTACTGGGCGATTGTGGAGGGAAAATGGCCGAAGCCAGAGGGCACGCTTCTGCACTGGATCAAACACGATCCTCGGTTTCGCCGGGTTCACATCACGCATGCAAAAGACCCGGACGCGGAAGAAGCGGTCCTTTCTTACAGGCTGCTGGAGGCCTCCCCTCAGTGCAGCCTGTTGGAACTAGCCCCCCAGACTGGTCGAAAGCACCAGATCCGAATCCAGCTCAGCTCCTGTGGCCATCCCATTTTGGGTGACCGAAAATATGGCGCAAAAAACCTGTTCCCGACAGGGATTGCTCTGCATGCCAAGCAGATCACATTTCTCCACCCCGTTGAAAAAACACCGAAAACGGTAGAGGCCCCGCTACCACCCTACTGGCGATCGATCGCGCTCAAAGTTTTGTCAGCAGACCGAACATGA
- a CDS encoding CehA/McbA family metallohydrolase gives MKALSRCPIAACLVAAGLWLGYGHLLAEQAPPPPVAVLKVQSPQPGAVVSGNLAIRVEVEQPAGASLPKRMFAGFGGPPWAELKNQDSVWVGEIDTTLVPNGSQNLRIVTDNRRVTATVGVTVNNPLRVWFADLHSHTSYSDGTYFPADAYSYARDVAKVDVFCLTDHLESLDENEWTDIQEVAWEANELGKFTALIGLEWTRQWGHLCIYNPPTFRWPSDPEAFYRAAAEAKVVLKFNHPGDGTKSHGGLAYSELGDKVVQLMEVRNPDEEKAFRRALRLGWHLAPDGSTDTHSPNWGNVRTWTGILAPGLSVRNILDALANRRCFSTGDRNCTVYFEVNGLPMGTIRSLPVEKVDVSLVISDPDETDSIAKVELYVDDELAESFEPKQPNVSWRKELALPPGPHYLWAKVIQSDSNSIWCAPVWITVRDSKQGGDQPSAPQS, from the coding sequence ATGAAGGCTCTTTCCAGGTGTCCTATCGCAGCTTGCTTGGTAGCCGCTGGGTTATGGCTGGGTTACGGTCATTTGCTGGCGGAGCAGGCCCCGCCCCCGCCTGTGGCTGTGCTTAAAGTACAGAGTCCTCAGCCAGGCGCAGTGGTATCGGGGAATTTGGCGATCCGTGTCGAGGTTGAACAACCCGCCGGCGCCTCACTTCCAAAGAGGATGTTCGCCGGGTTTGGTGGGCCCCCGTGGGCAGAATTGAAAAACCAAGACAGCGTCTGGGTTGGTGAGATCGACACGACACTCGTTCCCAATGGATCTCAAAATCTCCGGATCGTGACCGATAATCGCCGGGTGACGGCCACCGTCGGGGTGACGGTCAACAATCCGTTACGGGTGTGGTTTGCTGATTTACACAGTCATACGTCGTATTCGGATGGAACGTACTTTCCCGCCGACGCGTACAGTTATGCCCGAGATGTCGCCAAAGTGGACGTGTTCTGTCTCACCGACCATCTCGAATCACTGGACGAAAACGAGTGGACCGACATTCAAGAGGTGGCATGGGAGGCCAACGAGTTGGGAAAATTTACTGCCCTCATTGGGTTGGAATGGACAAGACAATGGGGACATCTGTGCATCTATAATCCGCCGACTTTTCGCTGGCCAAGCGATCCGGAGGCGTTTTACCGCGCCGCGGCCGAAGCCAAAGTTGTCCTCAAATTCAATCATCCAGGTGACGGAACCAAGTCCCATGGCGGCCTGGCGTATTCCGAATTGGGCGATAAGGTGGTCCAACTGATGGAAGTGCGAAACCCCGACGAGGAAAAGGCTTTTCGGCGGGCCCTTCGACTGGGCTGGCACCTGGCACCGGACGGCTCCACCGACACCCATTCGCCCAATTGGGGGAATGTGCGAACCTGGACGGGCATTCTGGCTCCCGGTTTGTCGGTACGCAATATTCTCGATGCCCTGGCGAACCGCCGTTGTTTTTCCACAGGAGATCGAAACTGCACCGTATACTTCGAGGTCAATGGCCTGCCTATGGGGACAATCCGCAGCCTGCCTGTGGAAAAGGTGGATGTCTCGCTGGTGATCTCGGACCCGGATGAAACTGACAGTATCGCGAAGGTGGAGCTGTACGTGGACGACGAACTCGCGGAGAGCTTCGAACCGAAACAGCCAAACGTGAGTTGGCGTAAAGAGCTTGCTTTGCCACCAGGGCCGCACTACCTATGGGCCAAGGTTATCCAGTCCGACAGCAACTCAATTTGGTGCGCTCCTGTCTGGATCACTGTGCGTGATTCGAAGCAGGGAGGCGACCAGCCCTCGGCTCCGCAGTCTTGA
- a CDS encoding neutral/alkaline non-lysosomal ceramidase N-terminal domain-containing protein, translating to MMRRFASFALIGAAVLVGVLGGLSGPAILAFEGVGRTWRAGVARQVITPPVGQWMAGYAARERPSEGKIHDLWLKALVLEDQKGHRAVLITADLLGFPRHVSEKICQELHEQLRLERDQIMLAASHTHCGPVLENALYDIYPLDEAQKELITRYTRQLEQGAVATVKHAFQTLRPATLSAFESEAHFAVNRRNNKESEVPTLLARGEEPRGPVNHRVPGFWVMDTSGKPLAVVFGYACHATTLAIYQWCGDYPGFAQLSVEKAMPGVTAMFFAGCGADQNPIPRRSIELCQKYGDQLASAVLSTWGKAGQTLTPKLKTAFTTVDLRFELVDDTALKRAVQAGGYQARWANRLLAEKAAGKQWADTYPYLVQVWRLGDDHYWVALGGEVVVDYVNILQNTVAPTIWVAGYANDVMAYIPSRRVWEEGGYESGAFAVYGLPATRWEPEIEQKILAAVQSLITELKTAEPRAGRLPASNHAQ from the coding sequence ATGATGCGAAGATTTGCGTCTTTCGCCTTGATTGGGGCTGCGGTCCTTGTTGGGGTATTGGGCGGTCTATCGGGCCCGGCCATCCTTGCTTTCGAAGGTGTAGGCCGCACCTGGCGAGCGGGTGTGGCGCGGCAGGTGATCACGCCTCCGGTTGGCCAGTGGATGGCTGGATATGCCGCACGGGAGCGGCCGTCTGAAGGAAAGATCCACGACTTGTGGCTGAAGGCTCTGGTCTTGGAAGACCAGAAGGGACACCGTGCGGTTTTGATCACTGCGGACCTTCTGGGATTTCCGCGACACGTAAGCGAGAAAATTTGTCAGGAGCTGCACGAGCAACTTAGGCTGGAACGAGATCAGATCATGCTTGCCGCCAGCCATACCCACTGTGGACCGGTCCTGGAAAATGCACTTTACGATATTTACCCGCTGGACGAGGCGCAAAAAGAGCTCATCACCCGCTACACGCGTCAACTGGAGCAAGGGGCCGTCGCAACGGTCAAGCATGCTTTCCAGACGCTTCGTCCTGCTACCCTATCGGCGTTTGAAAGTGAAGCCCATTTTGCTGTCAATCGGCGAAACAATAAAGAGAGCGAGGTGCCAACGCTCCTGGCCCGGGGTGAAGAACCGCGGGGGCCCGTCAATCATCGGGTGCCCGGTTTCTGGGTGATGGACACATCTGGGAAACCCCTGGCCGTAGTTTTTGGATACGCCTGCCATGCGACGACCCTGGCCATCTATCAATGGTGCGGTGATTACCCAGGGTTCGCACAGCTTTCGGTCGAAAAGGCTATGCCGGGCGTCACAGCAATGTTTTTTGCCGGTTGTGGGGCCGATCAAAACCCCATCCCGCGCCGTTCGATAGAACTGTGCCAGAAATATGGCGACCAACTCGCCAGTGCCGTCCTATCCACTTGGGGGAAGGCAGGTCAAACACTCACTCCAAAATTGAAAACAGCGTTTACTACGGTCGATCTTCGGTTCGAGTTGGTGGACGACACCGCGCTGAAGCGAGCAGTTCAGGCCGGCGGGTACCAGGCCAGATGGGCCAATCGGCTTCTAGCAGAAAAGGCAGCCGGCAAGCAATGGGCGGACACCTATCCGTATCTCGTGCAGGTCTGGCGGCTCGGAGACGATCACTACTGGGTGGCACTGGGTGGCGAAGTTGTTGTTGATTACGTTAACATTTTGCAAAACACGGTTGCGCCCACAATTTGGGTGGCCGGCTACGCAAACGACGTAATGGCCTACATTCCTTCCCGGCGAGTGTGGGAAGAAGGCGGCTATGAAAGCGGTGCATTTGCAGTCTATGGCTTGCCGGCCACCCGGTGGGAACCGGAGATCGAGCAGAAAATCCTAGCGGCAGTTCAATCGCTGATAACCGAGCTCAAGACTGCGGAGCCGAGGGCTGGTCGCCTCCCTGCTTCGAATCACGCACAGTGA
- a CDS encoding DegT/DnrJ/EryC1/StrS family aminotransferase has protein sequence MARRNNRRQFLVNTGVLGLGSIGSGSLMTAFSQQVNVPNVVPELQEKPALLGGKPVLSRSWPSWPMVHKSDEDAIMEVLRAGRWYRNRSVEEFEERYAELNSARFCIATSSGTTALFTSLGALGIGPGDEVIVPPFTFMATVTVVLLHYALPVFVDSDLETFLMDPKKLEAAITPRTKAIIPVHIGGNVANLDEILAVAERHKIPVVGDACQAHLAEWRGKSAGSWGTTGCYSFQLSKNLCSGEGGAILTNDEAIADACFAFHNCYRKRPKAAPTADFSFGRNGNFRMTEFQGALLLSQMEGIRERADLRSDNAAYLTKLLSEIPGISPARQYPQCTRNAYHLFMFRYDPAEFSDLPRNRFVNALRAEGVPCSPGYSPLNKEKFLLDALRSEPYLRVYGREVIDAWLQKNECPENDKLCEHSVWFYQNVLLTDHQTMDKIALAINKIKKHAGDLRKG, from the coding sequence ATGGCCCGCCGAAATAATCGTCGGCAGTTTTTGGTGAACACGGGTGTTCTGGGGCTGGGTAGTATCGGTAGCGGATCGCTGATGACCGCGTTCTCTCAACAAGTTAATGTTCCCAATGTGGTCCCAGAGCTTCAGGAAAAACCGGCCCTCCTCGGTGGTAAGCCCGTTCTGTCCCGTTCCTGGCCTTCCTGGCCGATGGTCCATAAATCGGACGAAGATGCGATTATGGAGGTGCTGCGGGCGGGCCGGTGGTATCGTAACCGCTCCGTCGAAGAATTCGAAGAACGATATGCGGAATTGAATTCAGCGAGGTTTTGCATTGCGACTTCCAGCGGAACGACAGCCCTCTTCACATCCCTGGGAGCTCTGGGAATCGGACCCGGCGATGAAGTGATCGTCCCTCCCTTCACATTCATGGCGACTGTGACCGTAGTTCTCCTGCACTACGCTTTACCCGTTTTTGTGGATTCCGACCTCGAAACATTCCTGATGGACCCCAAGAAACTGGAAGCCGCCATCACGCCCCGCACCAAGGCGATCATTCCCGTTCACATTGGCGGCAATGTGGCGAATCTCGATGAGATTCTTGCCGTGGCAGAACGGCACAAAATTCCTGTTGTCGGCGATGCGTGCCAGGCCCACCTCGCCGAATGGCGCGGCAAAAGTGCCGGAAGCTGGGGAACCACAGGCTGCTACAGCTTTCAGCTCAGCAAGAATTTATGTTCAGGGGAAGGAGGCGCGATCCTCACCAACGATGAAGCAATCGCGGATGCCTGTTTTGCCTTCCACAATTGTTATCGGAAGCGTCCAAAGGCGGCTCCTACAGCCGATTTTAGCTTCGGACGAAATGGCAATTTCCGAATGACGGAATTTCAGGGGGCCCTGCTTCTAAGTCAGATGGAAGGAATTCGAGAACGGGCGGATCTCCGCAGCGACAATGCCGCCTATCTCACAAAGCTGCTTTCGGAAATCCCGGGTATTTCACCGGCACGGCAATATCCGCAGTGCACACGCAACGCCTACCATCTCTTTATGTTTCGCTATGACCCGGCGGAATTCTCGGATCTCCCCCGCAACCGCTTCGTCAACGCCCTTCGCGCTGAGGGTGTCCCCTGTTCGCCGGGATATAGCCCGTTGAATAAGGAAAAGTTCCTCCTCGACGCACTCCGGTCAGAGCCTTATCTGCGGGTTTACGGCCGCGAAGTTATCGATGCATGGCTCCAGAAAAATGAATGTCCTGAGAACGACAAGCTGTGCGAGCATTCCGTCTGGTTCTATCAAAATGTGTTACTGACTGACCATCAGACCATGGACAAAATCGCTCTGGCCATCAACAAAATCAAAAAACATGCCGGTGACCTTCGCAAGGGATGA
- a CDS encoding DUF4091 domain-containing protein, with protein sequence MRLAGSLTTIGLLCTLWTPWLNGVVAEVWVEDVHTKVLRDARPSDKASQEFQLESARNEYESAQFVVRTPEPVKELTVKISDLLHENQIDRISAEHIRVRFVGYILLNKNTPDSELIRVAAAPCEIPDPLLEDSTIALPPGQAQPIWITVFVPEDAKPGSYSGTVTVSLDKQETQLPMTLRVFSFALPGERHLFVTNWFNLGNIAKAHGVELYSDAFWSILERYARDMAEHRQNVVLTPWSLIEVVRREDGSLSFDYSRFDRFVETFFRAGVSDGIEISHVGYPEGGWGNRVVLSRLRARDAKTGSYVTLEYSEGLKPFLENLERHLEEKGWLSKAMIHVSDEPAIMNVGSWREASALVHQAAPRLRRIDAIETTDFDGFLEIWVPKLSQYDAWREAFEKRRNSAELWYYICCHPFGNVYPNRFLDFPGTSVRVLHWINYRYDLKGYLHWGWNFWGENPFGVPRENLPPGDTHVVYPGRDGPLDSIRWEIQRESLEDFEYLYLLQSKIEQIRTRLGEAARFIDPRQRPLELVRRVVPDLGSVTRESSVIWQTRKLIADEIEALDQPPLGLVVTQPPEGTTLIHGPINLEVRGVVETGTEVLVNGTPISVRDDGWFGCRATPRGERGEVRVEFRKDNHTKTMTRYFTVRRS encoded by the coding sequence ATGAGACTTGCAGGATCCCTCACCACCATCGGCTTGCTGTGCACACTGTGGACGCCCTGGCTGAACGGGGTCGTAGCCGAGGTGTGGGTCGAAGACGTCCACACGAAGGTTTTGCGAGATGCCCGACCGTCAGACAAGGCGTCCCAGGAATTTCAGCTCGAATCCGCCCGCAATGAGTATGAATCGGCACAGTTCGTGGTGAGGACTCCTGAACCTGTCAAAGAGCTTACTGTCAAGATTTCCGACCTTCTGCATGAAAACCAGATAGACCGAATTTCGGCAGAGCATATTCGTGTACGATTCGTGGGCTACATTCTCCTCAATAAGAATACCCCAGACTCGGAACTTATTCGCGTTGCCGCAGCACCGTGCGAGATACCTGATCCCCTCCTGGAAGACTCCACGATCGCACTGCCGCCCGGTCAGGCACAACCGATCTGGATCACGGTGTTTGTGCCTGAAGATGCCAAGCCCGGTTCCTATTCCGGTACGGTGACTGTTTCGCTCGATAAACAGGAAACACAATTGCCCATGACTTTGAGGGTTTTCAGTTTCGCTCTGCCTGGGGAAAGGCATCTTTTTGTCACGAACTGGTTTAATCTGGGCAATATTGCAAAGGCCCATGGTGTTGAACTGTATAGTGACGCATTTTGGTCGATTCTGGAACGATATGCCCGCGACATGGCCGAGCATCGGCAGAACGTCGTGCTCACTCCATGGTCGCTCATCGAAGTTGTTCGTCGGGAAGACGGCTCACTCTCCTTCGATTACAGCCGCTTCGATCGGTTTGTGGAAACTTTTTTCCGAGCGGGGGTCAGCGACGGGATTGAGATTTCTCATGTTGGTTACCCAGAGGGAGGTTGGGGCAATCGGGTGGTTCTGTCGCGGCTTCGTGCGAGGGATGCCAAGACTGGATCCTATGTAACGCTTGAGTATTCAGAAGGACTGAAGCCATTTTTGGAAAATCTGGAACGTCATCTGGAAGAAAAGGGTTGGCTATCCAAGGCCATGATCCATGTGAGCGATGAGCCGGCCATTATGAATGTGGGCTCCTGGCGTGAGGCTTCGGCTCTCGTCCATCAAGCGGCCCCTCGACTCCGCAGAATTGACGCCATTGAAACAACGGATTTTGACGGCTTTCTCGAAATCTGGGTTCCCAAGCTTTCTCAGTACGATGCATGGCGCGAAGCGTTTGAAAAACGCCGAAACTCGGCCGAGCTGTGGTACTATATCTGCTGCCATCCGTTCGGAAACGTGTATCCGAACCGTTTTCTCGACTTCCCAGGAACATCTGTGCGGGTGCTTCACTGGATCAACTATCGCTACGATCTGAAAGGGTATCTCCATTGGGGATGGAACTTTTGGGGTGAAAATCCCTTTGGGGTGCCGCGCGAAAACCTTCCTCCGGGCGACACGCATGTCGTCTATCCCGGCCGTGACGGTCCACTCGACTCCATTCGGTGGGAAATCCAGCGCGAAAGTCTCGAGGATTTTGAATACCTCTACCTACTTCAAAGCAAGATAGAACAAATTCGCACCCGTTTAGGTGAGGCCGCGCGATTTATTGATCCCCGTCAGCGACCGCTGGAGCTTGTCCGACGCGTGGTTCCCGACTTGGGCTCTGTAACTCGAGAGAGTTCGGTAATCTGGCAAACTCGAAAACTTATTGCCGACGAAATTGAAGCCCTGGATCAACCGCCTCTTGGTCTAGTTGTCACTCAACCACCAGAGGGCACGACCCTTATCCATGGTCCCATCAATCTGGAGGTCCGTGGTGTGGTGGAAACGGGAACGGAAGTCCTGGTGAATGGGACTCCGATTTCTGTGCGGGACGACGGCTGGTTTGGATGTCGCGCGACTCCCCGTGGTGAGCGCGGAGAAGTGCGCGTGGAATTTCGCAAGGATAATCACACGAAAACAATGACGCGCTACTTTACCGTGCGACGCTCATAA